GAGAATGAGAAAGCTGGCATAATTTAGCTTCTCAAGCACAACCGGAGCAAGATGAACCAATACCGAATTTGTAGCCCAATTAGCGCTTGTAGCTAATGAAGTACCTCGACCCCTTAGTCGTAGAGGGAGAATTTCCGAACAGTATACCCAAACACTAGCTTGCATACCAATAGCAAAACTTGCTTCAAACGTAAACAGTGTTACGATTGATAATATTGCCCATATAGATAAAGATGACTTCTCGCTGTCATTACTGTTGCCATGAATATTCAATTGGTATATGAAAATGGCCTGCATTAGCATTGACGCCCCCTGACCAGATATACCTCCTAATATAAGAGGTCGTCTGCCGACCCTATCTAGCAGACTCCACGGTACCATTGAAGTAACTACTAGCCAGATTTGAAGCAAAACAGATAATTGAGACGACGTCTGGGATGACAGCTTGATTGAATcttcaaataaaataggGCAGTAGTAAATGAGGACATTGATTCCTCCTAACTGCTGAAATATCTGCACGCTTAAAGAAATCCATAGCCTTTTCGTAGCAATTATATCGTTTGGATTATAAAAATCTTGCCAAAAAGATGACTGTTCGGCATCGACAGTATCCCATACAACAGATTCTTTGAGCGAATGAAACTTATCTTCGACTAACGGGTCGTCGGGTTCAGAGTTTTCGAGATTAGCCAGTACTTGTAGAGCGTTGGAGTCTCGATCCTTGAGTAATAACCATCTAGGAGACTCACAAGTTAGCACTGTAAGAGCCAGTATAGGTGctaatataaatatttgaagCAAAATTGGAAGTCTCCATGATTTATCGGATCCCAGATTACGCAAGCTGAAGTTCACCCAGTACGCAACTAATATTCCAACATTGAGTGTTGTGCAGTAAACAGCCACATACATTCCTCTCTCTCCATGAGGACTCACTTCGTTCTGTAAAACCGGTATTGTAGAATTCAGGAAACCCAGGCCCGTCCCTGACACAAACCGACCCACCGAAAGAGAACGAAGTGTTATCGCAGAACTCTGAACCAAACTGCCAAGTATCATAACAATTGCTCCTATGGCAATACTTTTGCGACGCCCAAAACTATCACCCACTAGCGATGTCAAAATAGAGCCAACAAAAGCGCCAACTCCATATATCGCAGTAATAAATCCTATCTCGCTTGAACTGGGGTAGTCGAATCTTTGCTTAAACGGTTCCTCATTAATAATGCCTCCCATGAGCGCGTTTCCATAACCGATCATCGAGAACCCCAGGCTACTAAGAATAGCAGTAGCCCATATCAGTCTTGAGCCCTTCAGTTTGAAGAACCCTTCCGGGTTGCTGTCGAACCAGGGAATCGCAAACATTGGGGTACGATAGATAGCTGTGAACCATGCATGAAAAAGGCATGATAAGGGCAGGGACTATATATGTCTTTCGACATTCTCTTGAACGGTCTACATATTTAGGTCAGAGTAGTTCACATCCTAAATTATAATAAACTCAAAGTCGCATTTAATGCCAAGAGTACGAAGTAACTTCCCCAGGGGATAGTGTCGAACTTAAATTCACAGAAACAAGTTCTGCAGGCCTGTCTAACGACGTGAAAAATGTGACTAACCTAGGATTCGAAATCCTGCACGCAACGAACCTTGAAATTCACACAAAATCGCCCGGTTCACAACCTTATTCTCGAAAGTCAGCCCCTATTACCAGAGATACCGAGACAGGCTCTCCTCGCCTCTCGATCCATATACTTTTTGTCAGCGActgtaaaaaaaaacttggTTAATCTCTTTGTAAAGCGTGTCATCCTTATGCAGGGGCCATGCTAATCTTCTCTGTATCGTTTCAAATTGACCAAATGTCCCGAAGGACGCATGCTTTTGTTTCTCAAACATTTTATATTGGGAAGATGGGGCTAGGGTTATTCGGGGTGAAGgccagcctccggcggccgttgctccgccccagaccccgttgctcctctcgctgcgctcgagtcgttacgtccGGATCCCctgtcaactcctgcgaagcaggagcaaccagggtctggggcggagccccagccgccggaggcgcgCGGCAGGGGATTGAGGTAGATGGCCCAGTCGATCTAACCCTTAGTCCCCCGGGCGGCGGCTTAGTGGGCCCTAAGTCGCGAGTTCGATCCTGGCTTCGGCATTATTTCATAATGTCAGCCACTAAGGGGGGTCGGACACCGCCACAGACAAGTCCTGGCGTCAAGCAGCTACCTTCGTACCACCTTGAGTTGCGACCTACTATGTAGGTGGGTTTAGACATGGACATTGCCAGGCAACATACCCGAAGGACCCACGGGTCAACTGGGTCCGAACCCCAGTTCCCAAGGGGACTGGAGACGGTGCTCTCAGAGGAGAGCTTGCTAGCAACGGTTTTTTCCCTAGTAGGCGTACAGATGAAAGACAGTAATCCAATTACCGAAAAGTTTTCCCGTTGCTCGTTGGGATATCACAGTTCCAACGGGGAATCCAAGTGACGTCAAATATGCGaaaaaaccaaatcaacaagACAGTAAACAGCCTGAACCACAGGCCAATATGAGAACAGTCCTCCTGGAAGATATGTAATAGTATTgtataggactttaaaTAAAGAtatattgattgattggaGGCGCGCGGCCCCGGGCATTTTTCGGACGGCTGAGAACCCTGGAGAGAGGCATGCACGGCTCATATCTGACATGCATGCGGCTCATGCATATGCATTCGAGAAGTAAACAATATAATAACAACACAATAGAGTTGAGGAGTAGAGACTCCTTCGTCAGGCCGATCGagtttaaaaatattattatttctccTGTGACTTGTCTGGTTGTTTGTCAAGAGTGTAGGACTCTGTGGTGCTGGTTTTGAGTGAAAGTTGGAGAGCAACACTGATAGCAGTCTTGTGTTGTGGTATCAGTAACAGGCCAAAAAGATCCCGGCAAGGAGAGAAACCGGACAAGAGGTTGATTTAATTGATCGGATACCAGGTTTTTGACGCTGGGTCGTTCGTATTATCAATGAGTGTCAACGATGGAGAGCATCATGAGGGCGACGATTCGGTGTCGTCTTCTGATGGAAGCTTCATGCCTCCTGTGTTGAGTGACTATGCTAATCAGCTCTTGTTCGAAGATAAGGAAAGACAGAGCAGATTACAGTATTTGCAACAACAAGAAAGTTACCAGGATAGTAGAGGTGCCAATGTCGGGTACCAACAGAGCCATCATTATAATCAGGGATCGGTTGGACTCCCTAATGGGGATTACAGTCCGGTGGATAAAATGGTTATAAGTCCACAAGTTCCTAAGACTTCCAGACGAGAGCTCTCAGGAAGTCCTCATATGAACTCTTCAGGTGGAatctcgtcatcatcgctGGGTACTTCTCCTCTTGAGTCGTCAGATAAGATTTCCAATGCCTCAACGACGCCGGGAATCAGACCAGCTGCTACTTTATTCACACGAGCTCCAGCTGCCGATATGACGTCTCTACGTACTACTACCATGCGATCCAAACGGTTTGGAAGCAATGCATTTAATAAACGACTGGGTAAACCGCTAAATTTCAAGGGTCTACCTTCAGCCAACCCGAACACAACATCTAATTCAACATCTACCGCGATATCGTCAATGGCACAGCTCTCtgtatcatcatcaacagcaacatcatCCAATCCAGCATCTAATACAGCATCAATGCATCAGCCACTGCCAGCGACTACTACATCGTTCTCTGCTGGAACATCGTCCATGTCAATACCAGCTACTTCATTGGCGACGACTACGGCAACGCGACCAGCAAATATATACAGCTCATTATCAGGAGTCGACGAGGATCGTAATCCAAATCTATCACCGAGCACCAAACGGAGCACCACTCGCATCAGATTTGCAGAAGAACATCAAGAAATCGCTCATGATTCTCCACGACGAAGCTATCTGCTGCGTCATAGCAAAAGCTCAGATAATAATAGCCAATATCATGACAGCGATATTGGCGAGGCAAACAGTTCTGTGAGTTCGAACTCGTCCAAAAGAGATAGAAGAGACTGGTCCAGTAGGGCCACTACGCCAGTTGGCGATACTAGTAGACACAGTTCAAGTTCGAAAAGCGACCACTCGCAGTACGATGCGAATCCACAGCAGGGCAGTTTGTCTCAATTCCGTGCACAGGATGAACGACCGGTACTTCAAAGCATTTCTCCTAATATACCCGTAAACCCAGGCAATCGATTTGGATCCAAAGTTCCACCTCCAAAGCTGGAAAACTGGGCCAACGTCAAAACGTCTTCATTATTCTCCTCTAACGAGCTCCATGAGTATCATAATAatcatcataatcatcACGAGGTGCAAGAGCCAGAGCGGCCAGCACCTCCTGTACCAACTGACAGAGCCGACAGAGCAGCACGTATAGAGCGATTCGAAAAAGCCGCTGAACAGCAATCAGTAGCACAATTACATGCTGCTCACAACCTGGGAACAGACAGACCACGACAGTCTAGTGATCGCAgcaaaaccaaaaagaatATGATGGCAATCAACAACCGACTCTATCAGCGACTGGAACTTCTAGGAAGAGGTGGGTCGTCCAAAGTGTATAAAGTACAATCCAACGAAGGCAAGGTATTTGCAGTGAAAAAAGTGACTTTTGAAGACGTGGATGAATCAGTAATCAGCGGGTTTAAAGGTGAGATCGATCTGCTACAACGATTACGGAACGAGGATCGGGTGGTGAAACTGGTCGACTATGAAATGCACGACACCTCAGTATATCTCGTAATGGAGTG
This is a stretch of genomic DNA from Sugiyamaella lignohabitans strain CBS 10342 chromosome C, complete sequence. It encodes these proteins:
- the MPS1 gene encoding serine/threonine/tyrosine protein kinase MPS1, translated to MSVNDGEHHEGDDSVSSSDGSFMPPVLSDYANQLLFEDKERQSRLQYLQQQESYQDSRGANVGYQQSHHYNQGSVGLPNGDYSPVDKMVISPQVPKTSRRELSGSPHMNSSGGISSSSLGTSPLESSDKISNASTTPGIRPAATLFTRAPAADMTSLRTTTMRSKRFGSNAFNKRLGKPLNFKGLPSANPNTTSNSTSTAISSMAQLSVSSSTATSSNPASNTASMHQPLPATTTSFSAGTSSMSIPATSLATTTATRPANIYSSLSGVDEDRNPNLSPSTKRSTTRIRFAEEHQEIAHDSPRRSYLLRHSKSSDNNSQYHDSDIGEANSSVSSNSSKRDRRDWSSRATTPVGDTSRHSSSSKSDHSQYDANPQQGSLSQFRAQDERPVLQSISPNIPVNPGNRFGSKVPPPKLENWANVKTSSLFSSNELHEYHNNHHNHHEVQEPERPAPPVPTDRADRAARIERFEKAAEQQSVAQLHAAHNLGTDRPRQSSDRSKTKKNMMAINNRLYQRLELLGRGGSSKVYKVQSNEGKVFAVKKVTFEDVDESVISGFKGEIDLLQRLRNEDRVVKLVDYEMHDTSVYLVMECGEIDLAHVLSARLNSQLDISFVRFYATEMLRCVAAVHNQGIVHSDLKPANFLLVKGMLKIIDFGIANVVPDYTANIHRDTQIGTPNYMAPEALLDANQFGPGSGTETAAKFKVGKPSDVWSCGCIIYQMVYGKPPYAAYSGAQRMLAIMNPKVQIQYPKHGLGGVRVSRDAIETIRGCLHRDPAARMTVEEVLEGSFLNPQAVDRSFIRTLLEHAVQYGATRKEPILPREVDMLTDDIWKKIQLSNR
- the STL1 gene encoding glucose-inactivated glycerol proton symporter STL1, with the translated sequence MFAIPWFDSNPEGFFKLKGSRLIWATAILSSLGFSMIGYGNALMGGIINEEPFKQRFDYPSSSEIGFITAIYGVGAFVGSILTSLVGDSFGRRKSIAIGAIVMILGSLVQSSAITLRSLSVGRFVSGTGLGFLNSTIPVLQNEVSPHGERGMYVAVYCTTLNVGILVAYWVNFSLRNLGSDKSWRLPILLQIFILAPILALTVLTCESPRWLLLKDRDSNALQVLANLENSEPDDPLVEDKFHSLKESVVWDTVDAEQSSFWQDFYNPNDIIATKRLWISLSVQIFQQLGGINVLIYYCPILFEDSIKLSSQTSSQLSVLLQIWLVVTSMVPWSLLDRVGRRPLILGGISGQGASMLMQAIFIYQLNIHGNSNDSEKSSLSIWAILSIVTLFTFEASFAIGMQASVWVYCSEILPLRLRGRGTSLATSANWATNSVLVHLAPVVLEKLNYASFLILAALNFTFLPVAYLAFCETKGLSLEQVDQLFLEHQD